The Rhinatrema bivittatum chromosome 4, aRhiBiv1.1, whole genome shotgun sequence genome window below encodes:
- the NPRL2 gene encoding GATOR complex protein NPRL2 isoform X1: MASCSSGSRIECIFFSEFHPTLGPKITYQVPEEYISRELFDTVQVYIITKPELQNKLITVTAMEKKLIGCPVCIEHKKYSRNALLFNLGFVCDARAKTCALEPIVKKLAGYLTTLELESGFISNKESKQKLVSIMSILLKELNATGECTLPIDESNTIHLKVIEQRPDPPIAQEYDVPVFIEDKEEFINAQWDLTTQQILPYIDGFRHIQKISFEADVELNLVRIAIQNLLYYGVVTLVPILQYSNVYCTTPRVQDLVDDKLLQEECLSYVTKQGHKRAGLRDVFQLYCGLSPGTTVRDLISRYTQQLQRVDERKLIQFGLIKGLIRRLQKYPVKISRDERSHPARLYTGSHSYDEICCKTGMSYRELDERLENDPNIIVCLK; this comes from the exons GTGCCAGAGGAGTATATCTCCCGTGAGCTCTTCGACACTGTGCAGGTTTATATCATCACCAAACCGGAGCTGCAGAACAAGTTGATCACAGT AACAGCCATGGAGAAGAAACTGATTGGCTGCCCTGTGTGCATTGAACACAAGAAGTACAGTCGCAATGCCCTGCTTTTCAATTTGGGCTTTGTGTGTGATGCAAGAGCCAAAACCTGTGCGCTGGAGCCCATTGTGAAGAAACTTGCAGGCTATCTCACCACTCTGGAG CTGGAAAGTGGATTCATTTCCAATAAAGAGAGTAAACAGAAGCTGGTATCGATCATGAGTATCCTACTGAAAGAGCTAAACGCAACGGGGGAGTGCACCCTGCCCATAG ATGAATCAAACACCATTCATCTGAAAGTTATTGAGCAGCGGCCAGATCCACCCATCGCACAGGAGTATGATGTGCCAGTCTTCATCGAGGATAAAGAGGAGTTTATAAATGCCCAGTGGGATCTTACCACTCAGCAG ATCCTGCCATACATCGATGGATTCCGGCACATACAGAAAATATCTTTTGAAGCAGATGTGGAGTTGAATTTGGTGCGGATAGCAATCCAGAATctttt GTACTATGGGGTGGTGACACTGGTTCCTATATTACAG TATTCAAACGTGTACTGCACCACGCCCAGAGTCCAGGACCTGGTTGATGACAAATTACTGCAGGAGGAGTGTCTGTCTTATGTCACCAAGCAAG GTCACAAGCGAGCTGGTCTGAGAGATGTTTTCCAACTGTACTGTGGGCTGAGCCCAGGGACGACCGTGCGCGATCTCATCTCCCGCTACACTCAGCAGCTGCAGAGAGTGGATGAAAG GAAGCTTATCCAGTTTGGACTGATAAAGGGCCTGATCCGGAGGCTGCAGAAATATCCAGTCAAAATCAGTCGGGATGAGAGAAGCCACCCAGCCCGACTGTACACGGGCTCCCACAGCTATGATGAGATCTGTTGCAAAACAG GAATGAGCTACCGAGAGCTAGATGAGCGTCTGGAGAATGACCCCAACATCATTGTGTGTCTGAAGTGA
- the NPRL2 gene encoding GATOR complex protein NPRL2 isoform X2, which yields MEKKLIGCPVCIEHKKYSRNALLFNLGFVCDARAKTCALEPIVKKLAGYLTTLELESGFISNKESKQKLVSIMSILLKELNATGECTLPIDESNTIHLKVIEQRPDPPIAQEYDVPVFIEDKEEFINAQWDLTTQQILPYIDGFRHIQKISFEADVELNLVRIAIQNLLYYGVVTLVPILQYSNVYCTTPRVQDLVDDKLLQEECLSYVTKQGHKRAGLRDVFQLYCGLSPGTTVRDLISRYTQQLQRVDERKLIQFGLIKGLIRRLQKYPVKISRDERSHPARLYTGSHSYDEICCKTGMSYRELDERLENDPNIIVCLK from the exons ATGGAGAAGAAACTGATTGGCTGCCCTGTGTGCATTGAACACAAGAAGTACAGTCGCAATGCCCTGCTTTTCAATTTGGGCTTTGTGTGTGATGCAAGAGCCAAAACCTGTGCGCTGGAGCCCATTGTGAAGAAACTTGCAGGCTATCTCACCACTCTGGAG CTGGAAAGTGGATTCATTTCCAATAAAGAGAGTAAACAGAAGCTGGTATCGATCATGAGTATCCTACTGAAAGAGCTAAACGCAACGGGGGAGTGCACCCTGCCCATAG ATGAATCAAACACCATTCATCTGAAAGTTATTGAGCAGCGGCCAGATCCACCCATCGCACAGGAGTATGATGTGCCAGTCTTCATCGAGGATAAAGAGGAGTTTATAAATGCCCAGTGGGATCTTACCACTCAGCAG ATCCTGCCATACATCGATGGATTCCGGCACATACAGAAAATATCTTTTGAAGCAGATGTGGAGTTGAATTTGGTGCGGATAGCAATCCAGAATctttt GTACTATGGGGTGGTGACACTGGTTCCTATATTACAG TATTCAAACGTGTACTGCACCACGCCCAGAGTCCAGGACCTGGTTGATGACAAATTACTGCAGGAGGAGTGTCTGTCTTATGTCACCAAGCAAG GTCACAAGCGAGCTGGTCTGAGAGATGTTTTCCAACTGTACTGTGGGCTGAGCCCAGGGACGACCGTGCGCGATCTCATCTCCCGCTACACTCAGCAGCTGCAGAGAGTGGATGAAAG GAAGCTTATCCAGTTTGGACTGATAAAGGGCCTGATCCGGAGGCTGCAGAAATATCCAGTCAAAATCAGTCGGGATGAGAGAAGCCACCCAGCCCGACTGTACACGGGCTCCCACAGCTATGATGAGATCTGTTGCAAAACAG GAATGAGCTACCGAGAGCTAGATGAGCGTCTGGAGAATGACCCCAACATCATTGTGTGTCTGAAGTGA